CTGAACATTTGGCTCCATTGTTTCTCCCTGTTTTGATTTCCAGTCTTTACATTTTAGATCAAATGTTTTCAGAGGCTCTAATCCCCTGCCACTGATATCTTATGCTAATCTCTGTTGACTTCACTGATCCGTGTTGCAAAGTTAAAGCAAAGGACACAGTTACTGACAACAGTTTCTTCAGGAGGATTCCATCACTGTAGACACTTGATACGTCTGGGTCTTCATCCTGCGCTTCATCTCTCTTATCATCTGACATACAGCCAGAGGGTAACAGCAGTACACTGCACTCCAGTCCTCACACACACTTCCCTGTGGGTAAACATGCAGGACAACGAGgagcagacacacacagcaCATGCAAGCAGGTGGAGGAAGCACACGTCCAAACAAAATGAGgtagcagaaacacacacagaacRCATTTTTAACTACAAGGGCATAAAATAGAACACATGCTCCAAtgcacattttacttttaaatttgttgATAAAGTgctgaataaagtttttatttcactgaataCAATGataagtttagttttttttcaaaagaaacacagaactTTGTACTGCACTCACCCGAATCTTGTAACGCTCCCTGATTCCAACTCTGATGGCAAAAGTGGATCCTGGTAGGAGAGGCATGCAAAGACACTCCCCAAACTGCTGGGCTAAACTCAGATCTAAATAACACGGCACCAGCGCCCCGATAATACCTGCAGGCATGGAAGAAGGCAACAGTAGTGTCTGTGTGAGTATTTCTGAGTGTGTTGCTCGAGACAGAGATCACTGTTCTTGAAAGGTGTTTAAGAAGTAGAaccaatttaaaagaaataaaaagcttcatTGATGCTttctttttggtgttttgtagaagaaaaaaaattcaaaatattgaTGCATGCCAAATTACTATGTGAATGAAATTAACAATGCCAAACAAAAATGCaggataaatattaaaaaaaaaacatcttttgattattttttgcttttgtaaagGGGATTATTagctgtattttgttttacactttagTTGTTTTAGGTTtgttaatgaatgaatgaatgaatgaatgaatgaatgaatgaatgaatgagtgagtgagtgaataaatatataaatcacAGTTCTaaatacatttgcttttattattaacatcaatattaaattagaaatgtgcTCTAGTGTAGTGTGTGAATGCCTTTTACATGTTGTCTTGTCTCCACAGACATTAAACAGTCCAGTGCTCCAGTCTCCCCCCATTTGTGTGACGGTGGTGATGGTTGTTGTAGCGATGCCACGACCAGGCTGACTTTGCACTGGGCTCATCAACAYAGGCCCTTCGTTTGACCTCTGGCCATCATCAGTTTGTGTGYCGAAGCCTTCCACTTCTTCATCTTGACACATCGACRCTRaaacatttttgactgaaaGTTCTGGTCTAWAAAAMMAARRAAAARSMRSYTTWRRWKGRARSYKGKKSYYYTTWWKSAWKAAARGGRWWWWAWYYWAARGKYYWAWTTWWTYCYTKKTYMWWAWWAAMMaaaaaaaaacaggattataCAGTTATTGCAGTAAATATGATGAGAAAAACTTTTCACTTGCATACCAATGATATgcaaaaataagtaaatcaaATAGTGGTACTCGGGATGTACCACTACTTGAAAAAAATKTTACCTTTAATTACATCGTGCCAAGTACTGAGAGCTTAATGGAGCAGTTTGGGACAGCATAAAACACTTACTGGTCAGTAACTGTCGTCTCCTCCATTACTYGCTTCTACCAGAAGCTCCTTGAGACGGGTGACACAAGGAGGAGAGACGAGAGTGGAGCCGGGAGTCAGCAGGAAAGAGGAGCCAAAGTGACACTCTCCCAGTGAGAGGCTGTGTGTCGGAGCAGATAAACCTGCAGTCAGAGGGCTCAGCCAGAAGCTGCGTGACTAAGATAAGTCTTGCTGTCTTCAGTCTGAGACTTTGCTGTGCACCCTGCTAATACAGCAAATAAAGAGAGGGCAAACGAACGTCAGGgtgcaaaaaacataaaatgttcagCATGGGAGGACAAGGATGCGTTCGCACAGAAGCAAGTTAGAGGATATCtgataaagttttaaaagaaaatgtaggcAAATGACTAAAAAAGGAAtttagaaagaataaaaaaaaaatcaaatcaaatacagTATGTCAAATCTAACACTTTATCTGATCCATGATATGCAGGTTTTCATGTACATAAATTCCTAAACAATGAATGCAGCACTTACCTCTGAAGTAAAGAACTCTCGTATGAGGCGCTGAGAGGGAAAATCTTGGTTTTAGAAGTCATGAAACTTCTGCGGTTTTCATTCAAGAGGCTCATTTCCTCTGTTCTAACAATGACCTTTTATTTAGATTGATGCACTTTGTACTTGAGACTTAGCAACTGACAGACAAAAAGGAAGAGGAACTTTGTACGTGCTGAAAAGTCATGCAGTGAAACCAAGAGGTTCAGAAGCTCAGGTTAAACACATGTACACTCCCATATGAACAGAAAGTAAGgttttttaatttggtttagGATCTCTTAAATAtggtcaaatgtatttttggtagaaagatgCATTAAACAGCATTTCTGATTGATTATTTCTCCCCAACAAGTCACTGTTGGTTTCTGGAAGAATCTTTAAAACAACTCGGGCTGCTACAGTTCTTTGGGTGAAAGTGACTTTGCCCCCTCAAACACAGAGGGCAAACAGAGGGTAAtacagttttcattaaaaaagggCTTCCACAGAGGGAGTCCAGGTTGAAAAACCAAAGctcagcaaaacaaagaaagggCAGAGAAAAGGTTTGACAGACGCATCTTGATGATCTcaacatttgagaaaatattctgtgcACCGATGAGACAAAAAGGAKACCTGTTTGGAAAGTGTGCATCCTYTTATACCTTGTATAAATctaacagcatttcagaaaacaacatCCTTCAGTCATAGAGGTAGTAGTTTGACTGTCTGGGGTTTTGTTGCCGTTTCAGCACCAGGATGGCTGTACAACTTCTGAAACCATGATGAATTCTGTTCTTTAGCAGGAAATCCTGAACAATGTCAGCAACGTGTAACTTCAAACACACTTCAGTTCTAAAGCAGGACAATAATCCACACAAARCAGCAACCCAACTTCTGAGTGAGTGAAAAAATASTAAAAGAAAGTGTTTGaagtggtccagtcaaagtccagagttAAACCTGATCAGGATGCAGTGGTTTGACCCAAGC
The DNA window shown above is from Poecilia reticulata strain Guanapo linkage group LG14, Guppy_female_1.0+MT, whole genome shotgun sequence and carries:
- the plac8l1 gene encoding PLAC8-like protein 1, with protein sequence MEETTVTDQPELSVKNVXXSMCQDEEVEGFXTQTDDGQRSNEGPXLMSPVQSQPGRGIATTTITTVTQMGGDWSTGLFNVCGDKTTCIIGALVPCYLDLSLAQQFGECLCMPLLPGSTFAIRVGIRERYKIRGSVCEDWSAVYCCYPLAVCQMIREMKRRMKTQTYQVSTVMESS